The proteins below are encoded in one region of Anguilla anguilla isolate fAngAng1 chromosome 3, fAngAng1.pri, whole genome shotgun sequence:
- the htr4 gene encoding 5-hydroxytryptamine receptor 4 isoform X2 yields the protein MNLRLWGQMPVMDNANESIPAPAFSMPERIALMAFLSLVMLMSVLGNLLVMVAVCKDRQLRKIKTNYFIVSLAFADLLVSVLVMPFGAIELIRQNWNYGGTFCLVRTSLDVLLTTASILHLCCISLDRYYAICCQPLVYRNKMTPMRVALMLGGCWVIPTFISFLPIMLGWNSIGIEDLIEQRTSSGDPNVTQCVFMVNKPYALTCSVVAFYIPLGLMVLAYQRIYVTAREHARQISVLQRAGASSSDSADHQRNHRMRTETKAAKTLCIIMGCFCLCWAPFFITNVVDPFIDYTVPDKLWTACLWLGYINSMLNPILYAFLNKSFRRAFLIILCCGDKRYRRPSILGPGAPCTATQINGSTHVLNGCSSVSKLLLWFCNTRPVPV from the exons TATCCCAGCGCCAGCGTTCAGCATGCCGGAAAGGATCGCCCTCATGGCCTTCCTGTCCCTCGTCATGCTCATGAGCGTCCTGGGGAACCTCCTGGTCATGGTGGCCGTCTGCAAGGACCGCCAGCTGAG GAAAATCAAGACCAACTACTTCATAGTGTCGCTGGCGTTTGCGGACCTGCTGGTGTCGGTGCTGGTGATGCCCTTCGGCGCCATCGAGCTCATCCGCCAGAACTGGAACTACGGGGGGACGTTCTGCCTGGTCCGGACCTCCCTGGACGTGCTGCTGACCACCGCTTCCATCCTGCACCTGTGCTGCATCTCCCTGGACAG GTACTATGCCATCTGCTGCCAGCCCCTGGTCTACAGGAATAAAATGACTCCCATGAGAGTGGCTCTCATGTTAGGAGGGTGCTGGGTAATCCCAACGTTTATATCCTTCCTGCCCATAATGCTAGGCTGGAACAGTATCGGAATAGAAGATTTG ATCGAGCAGCGGACGAGCAGCGGGGACCCTAATGTGACGCAGTGCGTCTTCATGGTGAACAAGCCCTACGCCCTGACCTGCTCGGTGGTGGCCTTCTACATCCCGCTGGGCCTCATGGTGCTGGCCTACCAGCGCATTTACGTGACTGCGCGGGAGCACGCCCGCCAGATCAGCGTGCTGCAGCGGGCCGGCGCCTCCTCGTCCGACAGCGCCGACCACCAGCGCAACCACCGCATGCGCACCGAGACCAAGGCCGCCAAGACGCTGTGCATCATCATGGGCTGCTTCTGCCTGTGCTGGGCGCCCTTCTTCATCACCAACGTGGTGGACCCCTTCATCGACTACACGGTGCCGGACAAGCTGTGGACTGCCTGTCTGTGGCTGGGCTACATCAACTCCATGCTCAACCCCATCCTCTACGCCTTCCTCAACAAGTCCTTCCGCCGTGCCTTCCTCATCATCCTCTGCTGCGGCGACAAGCGATACCGCCGGCCCTCCATCCTGGGCCCCGGGGCCCCCTGCACCGCCACTCAGATCAACGGCTCCACGCATGTGCTCAA